In Nostoc sp. GT001, a genomic segment contains:
- a CDS encoding transposase family protein, whose protein sequence is MNLIEAIQGVPDYRHARGIRHRLWIILTIVLLGSCTGYWGYKPLAEFTKNHRLSLIKLLDLSPDIQFPSASTFRNIMMSIDFQILAELFNVWAEKSLPINFKELFAIDGKCIKSTVTGGNQSYQNFVSIVSVFSL, encoded by the coding sequence ATGAATTTAATCGAAGCAATCCAAGGGGTTCCCGATTATCGACATGCTAGAGGTATTAGACATAGACTTTGGATAATACTAACTATAGTTTTGTTAGGTAGTTGTACAGGATATTGGGGGTATAAACCTTTAGCTGAGTTCACAAAAAATCATCGATTATCTCTAATCAAATTATTAGATTTATCTCCAGATATTCAATTTCCGTCAGCATCAACATTCAGAAATATTATGATGTCAATTGATTTTCAGATATTAGCTGAACTGTTTAACGTCTGGGCAGAAAAGAGTTTGCCAATTAATTTCAAAGAATTATTTGCCATCGATGGGAAATGTATTAAAAGTACTGTAACCGGGGGAAATCAATCCTATCAAAACTTTGTGAGTATCGTTTCAGTTTTCAGTTTATAG
- a CDS encoding ATP-binding protein, with amino-acid sequence MLCVEELINLDPFQQLPKERLQWVCDRAQTVELSAGEVLSHEGDPVCRLFILVKGKINITRRSEGVEIPIGQHEAPSFFGEIPVLTDEPAPVTMRAFTNCHIYEMKGEDFRKLLHECRDFERMVFRIMQSRVRGLESFIRGREKMAALGTLAAGLAHELNNPAAALVRTLKEMPAAILELQRMNLVYGQRNVDEAHTQHWLRVRDLGYEAILNNRLDPVTLSDREDILLEWLEDYGVNQAWKLAEPLAEGGVEVETLEQLMERWRNDDTELREMGLHWLALSFEVMSMIKHGLRGSERISELVQAMKSYSYLDQGTQQEVDIHQGLEDTLRLFAHKLKCGVQVQRNYDRSLPKIFAYGSELNQVWTNLIDNAIDAMDGKGLLEITTHHCDRYAHIDIIDSGSGIPPEIKTRIFEPFFTTKSVGHGSGLGLETVRRIVENRHHGTLSFESQSGRTCFTICLPLSNK; translated from the coding sequence ATGTTATGTGTTGAGGAATTAATCAACTTAGACCCATTTCAACAACTTCCTAAAGAGAGGTTGCAGTGGGTTTGCGATCGCGCTCAAACAGTTGAACTTTCTGCTGGAGAAGTGTTGTCCCATGAGGGAGATCCTGTATGTCGCTTATTTATCTTAGTCAAAGGTAAAATCAACATCACCCGCCGCAGTGAAGGAGTGGAAATTCCCATCGGGCAGCATGAAGCCCCATCCTTTTTTGGTGAAATTCCAGTACTCACAGATGAACCTGCACCTGTGACAATGCGGGCATTCACGAATTGCCACATCTATGAAATGAAAGGAGAAGATTTCCGTAAACTGCTGCATGAATGTCGTGATTTTGAGCGGATGGTCTTCCGAATTATGCAAAGTCGTGTCCGGGGGCTAGAGTCTTTCATTCGTGGGCGGGAAAAGATGGCAGCTTTAGGGACACTTGCCGCGGGTCTTGCTCATGAACTCAACAACCCAGCCGCAGCCCTGGTTCGGACTTTAAAAGAAATGCCAGCCGCCATCCTAGAGTTACAACGGATGAACTTAGTTTATGGGCAACGCAATGTTGACGAAGCCCATACTCAACACTGGTTGAGAGTACGCGATCTAGGCTATGAAGCGATTTTGAATAATCGCCTAGATCCGGTGACACTAAGCGATCGCGAAGACATATTGCTGGAATGGTTAGAAGATTATGGTGTAAACCAAGCATGGAAATTAGCAGAACCTTTAGCAGAAGGTGGTGTTGAGGTTGAAACCCTAGAGCAACTCATGGAACGTTGGCGCAACGACGACACAGAATTGCGAGAAATGGGATTACACTGGCTAGCACTTTCCTTTGAAGTCATGTCGATGATTAAACATGGTTTGCGAGGATCTGAGAGGATTTCCGAACTTGTGCAAGCGATGAAGTCTTATTCTTATCTCGATCAAGGCACTCAGCAAGAAGTAGATATACATCAAGGCTTGGAAGATACCTTGCGATTGTTTGCTCATAAACTCAAGTGCGGTGTCCAGGTGCAACGCAATTACGATCGAAGTCTTCCAAAAATCTTTGCCTATGGCAGTGAACTAAATCAGGTGTGGACAAACTTAATTGACAACGCCATTGATGCAATGGATGGTAAAGGACTGCTAGAAATTACAACACATCATTGCGATCGCTATGCTCATATAGACATCATAGATTCTGGCAGTGGAATTCCACCTGAAATTAAAACCCGCATTTTTGAACCTTTCTTCACCACCAAATCAGTAGGGCATGGTTCAGGACTTGGTTTAGAAACCGTTCGCCGGATTGTAGAAAATCGCCATCACGGTACGCTTTCATTTGAGTCGCAGTCAGGCAGAACTTGTTTTACCATTTGCTTGCCCTTATCGAATAAATGA
- a CDS encoding alpha-amylase, with protein sequence MNNGVIMQYYHWYISNDGTLWDKLDKTANELANAGFTALWLPPAYKGSGGASDVGYAVYDLFDLGEFNQKNTVRTKYGTREQYLRAIKTAQDTGIQIYADVVFNHKDGGDEIERISAQEMDWNDRNRPVSDWYEIAAYTKFNFSGRGDKYSSMKWYWWCFDSLSYNADTKKADKLYRLKDKHFETEVSYEHGNYDYLMANDLDTGNGFVRGELMYWGRWFIDTTGVDGFRIDAVKHIRSTFFRDWLNHLRVHFGGRELFSVGEYWSQDINALHGYIASSDGRLSLFDVPLHFKFHQASRQGNSFDMRSIFDRTLVKEQPALAVTFVENHDTQPCQSLESPVEPWFKPLAYALILLRREGYPCVFYADYYGAQYKDKGRDTTLYSHRFLIDKFLKARREYGFGDQHDYFDHPNTIGWTRLGNSNHPGAMAVVLTNSSPGNKWMNMFRPNQKFYDATGHINDIIHTNNDGWGNFPCPGGSISVWLQK encoded by the coding sequence ATGAACAACGGTGTAATAATGCAGTATTACCATTGGTACATCTCCAATGATGGTACGTTATGGGACAAGCTGGATAAAACAGCCAATGAGCTAGCTAATGCGGGCTTCACTGCCTTATGGCTGCCGCCAGCTTATAAGGGTAGTGGTGGAGCATCGGATGTTGGATACGCAGTCTACGATTTGTTTGATTTGGGTGAGTTCAATCAAAAAAATACTGTTCGGACAAAATATGGAACACGCGAGCAATACTTAAGGGCTATTAAAACGGCACAGGATACAGGTATTCAAATCTATGCCGATGTGGTTTTCAACCACAAAGATGGTGGGGATGAAATAGAACGCATCTCGGCCCAGGAAATGGATTGGAATGACCGCAACCGTCCAGTCAGCGATTGGTACGAAATTGCAGCTTATACAAAGTTCAATTTTTCTGGTCGTGGAGATAAATACTCCAGTATGAAATGGTATTGGTGGTGCTTTGATTCATTATCATATAACGCAGATACCAAAAAGGCAGACAAGCTCTACCGTCTTAAAGATAAACATTTTGAGACGGAAGTTAGCTACGAACATGGCAACTACGATTATTTAATGGCGAATGACCTGGATACAGGTAATGGCTTCGTGCGCGGTGAGTTGATGTATTGGGGGCGTTGGTTTATTGACACCACAGGTGTAGATGGCTTTCGTATTGACGCTGTTAAACATATCCGCTCTACTTTTTTCCGTGATTGGTTAAATCACCTGCGAGTTCATTTTGGTGGGCGGGAACTGTTTAGCGTTGGGGAGTACTGGTCTCAAGATATCAATGCCTTACACGGTTATATTGCCTCTAGTGATGGGCGTTTGTCGTTATTTGATGTGCCTCTACATTTCAAGTTTCACCAAGCTAGTCGCCAGGGTAATAGTTTCGATATGCGATCGATTTTTGATAGAACCCTAGTTAAAGAACAACCTGCCCTAGCTGTTACCTTTGTCGAAAACCATGATACCCAACCTTGTCAATCTTTAGAGTCGCCTGTTGAACCTTGGTTTAAGCCCTTAGCCTATGCACTAATCTTATTGCGCCGAGAAGGCTATCCTTGCGTTTTCTATGCAGATTATTACGGGGCACAATATAAGGATAAAGGACGTGATACTACCCTTTACTCTCACCGTTTCTTGATTGACAAGTTCTTGAAGGCGCGTAGAGAATACGGTTTTGGCGACCAGCATGATTACTTTGACCATCCCAATACTATCGGTTGGACGCGCTTGGGTAATAGTAATCATCCAGGTGCAATGGCTGTAGTGTTGACCAATAGTTCACCAGGGAACAAGTGGATGAACATGTTCCGACCCAATCAGAAATTTTACGATGCTACAGGACATATAAACGATATCATTCACACCAATAACGACGGATGGGGAAATTTCCCATGTCCTGGTGGTTCAATATCGGTCTGGCTGCAAAAATAG
- a CDS encoding alpha/beta hydrolase — protein MDKQQIIKLLIGDLTWQRLVKSLIFIYLFFAAFVYFRADSMIFLSQSSSYQDDPTILKLRSGKDTNISATYLLNTQAKYTILYSHGNSEDLGDIKQILEKLHAWGFSVFAFDYRGYGTSQGKPTESHAYEDINSAYNYLTQSLKIPPEKIIVLGRSVGGGSAVNLAMQKPIAGLIIESSFISAFQVIVPFRILPFDKFPNLDKIKKVKCPILVIHGKADNIVPFAHGEKLFKAAISPKLSLWVEEANHNDLFSIAEEKYRQTLQEFTNLVKANQQLSRPSNS, from the coding sequence ATGGATAAACAGCAAATTATAAAACTGCTAATTGGCGATTTGACTTGGCAACGGCTGGTCAAATCTTTAATCTTTATCTATCTATTTTTTGCCGCATTTGTATATTTTCGGGCAGATAGCATGATTTTTCTGTCTCAATCTTCTAGCTATCAGGATGATCCAACAATTCTGAAGTTAAGGAGTGGGAAAGATACAAATATCTCAGCTACATACTTATTGAACACTCAAGCGAAATATACTATTCTTTATTCTCATGGTAATTCTGAAGATTTAGGAGATATCAAACAGATTTTAGAAAAATTACACGCATGGGGTTTTAGTGTCTTTGCTTTTGATTATCGTGGTTATGGTACGAGTCAAGGAAAACCGACAGAAAGTCATGCATACGAAGATATCAATAGCGCTTACAATTATTTGACCCAAAGTTTAAAAATTCCACCTGAAAAAATTATAGTTTTGGGGCGTTCGGTTGGAGGTGGTTCGGCGGTAAATTTAGCAATGCAGAAACCAATAGCTGGTTTAATTATTGAAAGCTCGTTTATTTCCGCTTTTCAAGTAATAGTACCTTTTCGGATTTTGCCTTTTGATAAATTTCCCAATCTTGACAAGATAAAAAAAGTTAAATGTCCGATATTGGTGATTCATGGAAAAGCAGATAACATAGTTCCTTTCGCTCATGGAGAAAAGCTGTTTAAGGCTGCCATATCCCCAAAACTTTCTTTGTGGGTTGAAGAGGCAAACCATAACGATTTATTCTCGATAGCTGAAGAAAAATATCGTCAAACTTTGCAGGAGTTCACTAACCTTGTCAAGGCAAATCAGCAATTATCCCGTCCCAGTAATTCGTAA
- a CDS encoding VWA domain-containing protein has translation MSYPIPSKMWQRVSFVILFLLIPSVGIAILRQSATIAVPANQTPTSSTSKTSILPNHPDYQALQALVKQYSCVVPVQNFGTIPVTRTEFATVLNACVNRSNELIANDPKIVTPADMKILQRLQSEFSPELATLKSPIEELEARSPITPNQPTRERIQTESTRKTQAVPTAPPLSIPSGSSVQDQVANRANMPKLQSGSIGRVAPEPQTGSGFNTENYNRIEDNPFHRVGNDPLSTFSIDVDTASYSNVRRFITQGELPPKDAVRIEELINYFTYNYPQPKGDRPFSVTTEVAAAPWNPRHKLVQVGLQGKRLESKTLPPSNLVFLIDVSGSMDDPNKLPLVQQSLKLLVNQLRPEDRVSLVVYAGNAGLVLPATPGSQKSTILAAIDRLKAGGSTAGGQGIELAYKIAKESFLKSGNNRVILATDGDFNVGVSSDGDLTRLIEQKREQGIFLTVLGFGTGNYKDGKMEQLADKGNGNYAYIDTLLEAKKVLVNDLRGTLFTIAKDVKIQVEFNPAKVQAYRLIGYENRLLQNQDFNDDKKDAGDIGAGHSVTALYEIIPTGTKSDVKLPEIDPLRYQRSGETASEAAGNELMQVKLRYKSPQDSTSQLITQTIQDDDLRTDQIPSTNLRFAAAVATFGMVLRDSEYKGDASYDLVMKLASQGKGEDQEGYRGEFIRLVEQSRGLMTRK, from the coding sequence ATGTCTTACCCGATTCCGTCCAAAATGTGGCAGCGAGTCAGTTTTGTAATATTGTTTTTATTGATACCGTCAGTAGGAATTGCGATTTTACGCCAGTCTGCTACGATCGCAGTTCCAGCCAATCAGACTCCTACCAGTTCTACCTCAAAAACTTCCATTCTACCCAATCACCCTGACTACCAAGCACTCCAGGCATTGGTAAAACAGTATAGTTGTGTCGTTCCCGTCCAAAATTTTGGCACTATTCCTGTAACCCGGACTGAGTTTGCCACAGTCTTGAATGCCTGTGTGAATCGTAGCAATGAGTTAATAGCGAATGATCCCAAGATCGTTACCCCAGCAGATATGAAAATTCTGCAACGCTTGCAGTCAGAATTTTCACCGGAGTTAGCAACCCTAAAAAGTCCGATAGAGGAATTGGAAGCTCGTAGTCCCATCACTCCGAATCAGCCTACCAGAGAACGTATTCAAACTGAGTCTACCCGAAAGACTCAAGCCGTACCCACAGCTCCACCCCTTAGTATTCCGTCTGGCTCATCTGTGCAGGATCAAGTTGCTAACCGTGCGAATATGCCTAAACTCCAAAGTGGCAGTATTGGCAGGGTTGCCCCGGAACCACAAACAGGTAGCGGATTCAATACAGAAAACTACAACCGGATTGAAGATAATCCCTTTCATCGCGTCGGTAACGATCCCCTTTCCACCTTTTCCATTGATGTAGATACAGCATCTTACAGCAACGTGCGACGGTTTATTACTCAAGGGGAATTACCACCCAAAGATGCAGTGCGAATTGAGGAATTAATCAATTATTTTACCTACAATTATCCCCAACCAAAAGGCGATCGCCCTTTTTCCGTCACCACTGAAGTTGCTGCTGCTCCCTGGAATCCTCGACACAAGCTGGTACAGGTAGGTTTGCAAGGTAAACGCCTAGAAAGCAAAACTTTACCACCCAGCAACTTAGTATTTCTGATTGATGTCTCCGGTTCTATGGATGACCCGAATAAATTACCTTTGGTGCAACAGTCACTCAAATTGTTGGTCAATCAACTGCGTCCTGAAGACCGGGTAAGTTTGGTAGTCTATGCGGGGAATGCTGGATTGGTGTTACCTGCTACTCCTGGTAGTCAAAAATCAACAATTTTGGCGGCGATTGACCGCTTAAAGGCTGGAGGCTCCACTGCTGGCGGTCAGGGTATTGAATTAGCTTACAAGATAGCCAAAGAAAGCTTCCTCAAATCTGGTAATAACAGAGTCATTTTAGCTACCGATGGAGATTTTAACGTTGGGGTTTCCAGTGATGGCGACCTGACACGGTTAATTGAACAAAAGCGAGAGCAGGGAATTTTCCTGACGGTGTTGGGATTTGGCACCGGCAATTATAAGGATGGAAAAATGGAGCAACTGGCTGATAAGGGTAACGGCAATTATGCTTATATTGATACCCTATTAGAAGCCAAAAAGGTTTTAGTTAACGATCTCAGGGGAACTCTGTTTACTATTGCCAAGGATGTGAAAATTCAGGTGGAGTTTAATCCGGCGAAAGTTCAGGCATATCGCTTGATTGGTTACGAAAACCGTCTGCTGCAAAACCAGGATTTTAATGACGACAAGAAAGATGCAGGGGATATTGGGGCTGGTCATTCTGTGACAGCGCTTTATGAAATAATTCCCACTGGTACAAAAAGCGATGTGAAACTCCCAGAGATAGACCCTTTGCGGTATCAGCGTTCTGGTGAAACTGCCTCGGAGGCTGCTGGTAATGAGTTGATGCAGGTGAAACTGCGCTATAAGTCACCCCAGGACAGCACCAGTCAACTAATTACCCAAACCATCCAAGATGATGATTTGAGAACCGACCAGATACCCTCCACAAACCTGAGATTTGCTGCTGCGGTAGCGACCTTTGGGATGGTGTTGCGTGACTCTGAGTATAAAGGAGATGCTAGTTATGATTTGGTGATGAAATTGGCAAGCCAAGGGAAGGGGGAAGATCAGGAGGGCTATCGGGGTGAGTTTATTCGCCTAGTGGAGCAATCTAGAGGGTTGATGACAAGAAAATGA
- a CDS encoding ABC transporter ATP-binding protein, which translates to MSMSLLSDNLHYQMSANNLTLGYDNITIIKHLDLNIPPGKITALVGANGCGKSTLLRGLARLLKPRVGTIYLDTTDVFKLSTKDVAKKLGILTQGPVAPEGLTVRDLVACGRFPYQSWLQQWTKEDERLVELALEITGIKHLSERELDTLSGGQRQRAWIAMALAQDTDILLLDEPTTFLDLAHQIEVLDLLYDLNQNQQRTIVMVLHDLNHACRYADYLVAVKEGEIFAVGEPDLVITEKMVREVFGLECRIIPDPVSGTPMCIPLGRKGRK; encoded by the coding sequence ATGTCAATGTCATTATTGAGCGATAATTTACATTACCAAATGTCAGCAAATAATTTGACTTTGGGTTATGATAATATAACTATTATTAAGCATTTAGATTTAAATATACCACCAGGAAAAATAACTGCTTTAGTCGGTGCAAATGGCTGTGGAAAATCTACTTTATTACGGGGTTTAGCAAGATTATTAAAACCTCGCGTTGGCACAATTTATTTAGATACAACAGATGTATTTAAGCTATCAACAAAAGATGTTGCTAAAAAATTAGGGATTCTTACCCAAGGCCCAGTTGCACCAGAAGGATTAACCGTTCGAGATTTGGTAGCTTGCGGAAGATTTCCTTATCAAAGCTGGTTGCAGCAGTGGACAAAAGAAGATGAAAGATTAGTAGAACTAGCGTTAGAAATTACTGGGATTAAACACCTGTCAGAACGCGAGTTAGATACTCTTTCTGGTGGACAGCGACAACGTGCTTGGATTGCAATGGCATTAGCTCAAGATACGGATATTTTATTGTTAGATGAACCAACTACTTTTTTAGATTTGGCGCACCAAATAGAAGTTTTAGATTTATTGTATGATTTAAACCAAAACCAGCAACGAACGATTGTCATGGTGTTACATGATTTGAATCATGCCTGTCGTTATGCTGATTATTTGGTAGCGGTGAAAGAAGGTGAAATTTTTGCTGTCGGCGAACCTGATTTGGTGATTACTGAGAAGATGGTAAGGGAGGTGTTTGGGTTAGAATGTCGAATTATCCCAGACCCGGTTTCAGGGACACCGATGTGTATACCACTGGGAAGAAAGGGGAGAAAATAG
- a CDS encoding iron ABC transporter permease produces MKKNSLIFRSTKLGFSFRIQNQVPSTLFILIIITLAVMVINTSVGEYPTPPLAVIQTVLGIDTGNPDYAFVINTLRLPRILTACLVGMALAISGTIMQSLTRNSLADPGIIGINSGASLAAVSVIVLLPNFPAGILPLSAFVGALVASLLIYFLAWDRGLHPIRLILIGVGISAVASAFTSFIVTFGQIDDVSQALVWLAGSVYGRTWEQVFAFLPWLVIFVPLALIKAPELNALNLGDDIAKGLGNKVEWQRSLLLLISAALSGSAVATAGTIGFVGLIAPHIARQLVGGNHQGLIPVAGMTGAMIVVLSDFIGRIIFAPIEIPCGIVTAVIGAPYFIYLLINNRKSKT; encoded by the coding sequence ATGAAGAAAAACTCACTGATTTTTCGTTCTACAAAACTAGGCTTTTCCTTTCGGATTCAAAACCAAGTTCCCAGCACTTTATTTATCTTGATAATTATCACCTTAGCAGTGATGGTAATTAACACTTCAGTGGGAGAATACCCAACACCGCCGCTAGCTGTAATTCAAACTGTACTGGGAATAGATACAGGAAATCCCGATTATGCTTTTGTAATTAATACTCTACGTTTGCCCAGAATCTTAACCGCTTGTTTGGTCGGGATGGCTTTAGCAATTTCTGGCACAATCATGCAAAGTTTAACTCGAAATTCTTTAGCTGACCCCGGAATTATTGGCATTAATTCCGGTGCAAGCCTTGCAGCTGTAAGTGTAATTGTATTATTACCAAACTTTCCAGCAGGAATTTTACCTTTATCAGCTTTTGTAGGTGCGTTAGTTGCATCTTTATTAATTTACTTTTTAGCGTGGGATCGGGGACTTCATCCCATTCGCTTAATTTTAATTGGTGTGGGAATTTCGGCTGTAGCTAGTGCTTTTACTAGTTTCATCGTGACATTTGGTCAAATTGACGATGTAAGTCAGGCTTTAGTTTGGTTAGCTGGTAGCGTTTACGGTAGAACTTGGGAACAGGTTTTTGCTTTTTTACCTTGGCTAGTTATATTTGTGCCTTTGGCTTTAATCAAAGCACCAGAATTAAATGCTTTAAATTTAGGAGATGATATTGCTAAAGGTTTAGGTAATAAAGTTGAATGGCAGCGCAGTTTATTATTATTAATTAGTGCAGCACTTTCTGGTTCAGCAGTAGCAACTGCGGGAACAATTGGATTTGTGGGATTAATTGCTCCCCATATAGCCCGTCAATTAGTAGGTGGAAATCATCAAGGTTTGATTCCAGTAGCGGGAATGACAGGAGCAATGATTGTGGTTTTATCTGATTTTATCGGCAGAATTATTTTTGCTCCTATCGAAATTCCTTGTGGAATTGTTACTGCTGTGATTGGTGCCCCATATTTTATTTATTTATTAATTAACAATCGAAAAAGCAAGACCTAA
- a CDS encoding iron ABC transporter permease translates to MSRSIPSSARGFLSSLTFPVAGLIVGLLILLICLIISVSFGAADIPLHQVLTAFIQFDGSREHLIIQTVRLPRSLLAMLVGAAMATAGAIMQGVTRNPLADPGILGVNAGAAFAVVISIFLFGTSAPSVYIWCAFIGAGVAVVSVYIFASLGRNGITPLNLTIAGAAISSLLSSLTTGILIVSQRTLEEIRFWLAGSLAGMDEGIIFQVLPYICIGMILAFGLARQITILSLGEDIAKGLGQQTLWIKIAAAVSVLLLEGSSVAAAGSIGFIGLVIPHIVRFVVGVDYRWILPYSAIFGGILLLVSDILARLLIRPQEIPVGIMTALVGAPFFVYLAKYQVKK, encoded by the coding sequence ATGAGTAGATCGATTCCCTCATCAGCCAGAGGATTTTTATCATCCCTAACATTTCCCGTTGCGGGTTTAATTGTGGGATTGCTAATTCTTTTGATTTGTCTAATTATCAGCGTTTCATTTGGCGCAGCAGATATTCCTCTGCATCAGGTACTCACTGCCTTTATTCAGTTTGACGGTTCCAGAGAACATTTAATTATACAAACTGTTCGCTTACCGCGATCGCTTTTGGCAATGTTGGTGGGTGCAGCAATGGCTACTGCTGGTGCAATTATGCAGGGTGTGACTCGTAACCCATTAGCCGATCCTGGTATTTTGGGGGTGAATGCAGGTGCAGCTTTTGCTGTAGTCATTAGTATTTTTCTATTTGGAACATCCGCACCAAGTGTTTATATTTGGTGTGCGTTTATTGGTGCAGGTGTTGCGGTTGTCAGTGTCTATATTTTTGCTTCTCTAGGACGTAACGGTATAACTCCCTTAAATCTGACAATTGCGGGTGCCGCTATTAGTAGCTTACTTTCTTCACTAACAACAGGAATTTTAATAGTCAGTCAGCGAACTTTGGAAGAAATTCGCTTTTGGTTGGCTGGTTCCTTGGCAGGTATGGATGAGGGTATTATTTTTCAAGTCTTGCCTTACATTTGTATTGGCATGATTTTGGCATTTGGTTTAGCAAGACAAATCACTATTTTAAGCCTCGGAGAAGATATTGCTAAAGGTTTGGGTCAACAAACTTTATGGATAAAAATTGCCGCTGCTGTCAGTGTTTTACTTTTAGAAGGTAGTTCCGTTGCTGCTGCGGGTTCAATTGGATTTATTGGATTAGTTATACCCCATATTGTTAGGTTTGTAGTTGGGGTAGATTACCGTTGGATATTACCTTATAGTGCAATTTTTGGCGGAATCTTGCTGTTAGTTTCAGATATATTGGCGCGATTATTAATTCGACCACAAGAAATACCTGTGGGAATTATGACAGCTTTAGTTGGTGCGCCATTCTTCGTTTACTTAGCCAAATATCAAGTAAAAAAATGA